The proteins below are encoded in one region of Dama dama isolate Ldn47 chromosome 21, ASM3311817v1, whole genome shotgun sequence:
- the LOC133042206 gene encoding succinate--CoA ligase [ADP-forming] subunit beta, mitochondrial codes for MVFYSRLLAAATLRSHRPRTALPAAAQVLGSSGLFNNHGVQIQHQQQRNLSLHEYLSMELLQEAGVSIPKGHVAKSPDEAYAIAKKLGSKDVVIKAQVLAGGRGKGTFESGLKGGVKIVFSPEEAKAVSSQMIGKKLFTKQTGEKGRICNQVLVCERRYPRREYYFAITMERSFQGPVLIGSSHGGVNIEDVAAETPEAIVKEPIDIVEGIKKEQAVRLAQKMGFPASIVDSAAENMIKLYDLFLKYDATMVEINPMVEDSDGAVLCMDAKINFDSNSAYRQKKIFDLQDWTQEDERDKDAAKADLNYIGLDGNTGCLVNGAGLAMATMDIIKLHGGTPANFLDVGGGATVHQVTEAFKLITSDKKVLSILVNIFGGIMRCDVIAQGIVMAVKDLEIKIPIVVRLQGTRVDDAKALIADSGLKILACDDLDEAAKMVVKLSEIVTLAKQAQVDVKFQLPI; via the exons atggtgTTCTACAGCCGGCTCTTGGCTGCTGCCACGCTGAGGAGCCACCGACCCCGGACGGCTCTGCCGGCCGCCGCCCAGGTCCTGGGAAGCTCCGGATTGTTTAACAACCATGGAGTCCAAATACAGCATCAACAGCAAAGGAATCTCTCTCTGCATGAATACCTGAGTATGGAATTGTTGCAGGAAGCTGGCGTCTCCATTCCCAAAGGACACGTGGCTAAGTCACCAGATGAAGCTTATGCAATCGCCAAAAAATT AGGTTCAAAAGATGTTGTGATAAAGGCGCAAGTTTTGGCTGGTGGCAGAGGAAAAGGAACATTTGAAAGTGGCCTCAAAGGAGGAGTGAAGATAGTTTTCTCTCCAGAAGAAGCAAAAGCTGTTTCCTCACAAATGATTGGGAAAAAGTTGTTTACCAAGCAAACAGGAGAAAAGGGCAGGATATGCAATCAAGTATTGGTTTGTGAACGAAGATATCCCAGGAGAGAATACTACTTTGCAATCACAATGGAAAGGTCATTTCAAGGTCCTGTATTAATAGGAAGTTCTCACGGTGGTGTCAATATTGAAGACGTTGCTGCTGAGACTCCCGAGGCCATAGTTAAAGAGCCTATTGATATTGTAGAAGGCATCAAAAAGGAGCAAGCTGTCCGGCTTGCACAGAAGATGGGATTTCCAGCCAGTATTGTGGATTCTGCAGCAGAAAACATGATCAAACTTTATGACCTTTTTCTGAAATATGATGCAACCATGGTAGAAATAAATCCAATGGTAGAGGATTCAGATGGAGCTGTGCTGTGTATGGATGCAAAGATCAATTTTGATTCTAATTCAGCTTATCGTCAGAAGAAAATCTTTGATCTGCAGGACTGGACCCAGGAAGATGAAAGGGACAAAGATGCAGCTAAGGCAGATCTCAACTACATTGGCCTTGATGGAAATACAGGCTGTCTAGTGAACGGTGCTGGTTTGGCTATGGCTACAATGGATATAATAAAACTTCATGGAGGGACTCCAGCCAACTTTCTTGATGTTGGTGGTGGTGCCACAGTCCATCAAGTAACAGAAGCGTTTAAACTTATCACTTCAGATAAAAAGGTACTGTCTATTTTGGTCAACATTTTTGGAGGAATCATGCGGTGTGATGTTATTGCACAGGGTATAGTCATGGCAGTAAAGGATTTGGAAATTAAAATACCTATTGTGGTACGGTTACAAGGTACACGAGTCGATGATGCTAAGGCACTGATAGCAGACAGTGGACTTAAAATTCTTGCTTGTGATGACTTGGACGAAGCTGCTAAAATGGTTGTGAAGCTCTCTGAGATAGTGACCTTAGCCAAGCAAGCCCAGGTGGATGTGAAATTTCAGTTGCCAATCTGA